A window of Centroberyx gerrardi isolate f3 chromosome 6, fCenGer3.hap1.cur.20231027, whole genome shotgun sequence genomic DNA:
attatcACTGTAACAGGTTGTTATATCATTAGTTAACAGACCTGATCAAACCAACACTTGTTTTACTGCCAGTGACAAGAAACTTAACCTGCTAAGGATCTTGCTGTCCAGAGTAAAACATTTAGGTACAACATAAAGGTGTGAAATAAATAACTTTAAACGTATCACAAACATTTGCGTGGAATTTTCCAGCATTCTGTGTCTGACAAATTATATGACATACAGGTGTCCAGCACAAATAGAAATATATAATTCTCATTTATCATACCATAAACCTGCTTAACTCTAACAGACTGACCCTGCCCCGCATGTCTCTGTTTATTCAATCTACTGCATCTTCCATTGTCTCAttttctgtgtctgtattttgtttattgtgAAGATTTATGGTGTTGTATGCCTTGCTGCCAGACAAATTCATACAACAAAGCTTTGAATCTGAACTGAACAAAAAGCCCCAGGTGACGGCTCCACACCACATGATCAGCAGTTGAGAATGGAGTTTGTTCTCAGGATGCGCATGACCTTCCTTGAGTTGTAGCTGTACTCATACTGCACGTGTTCATGGAAGAAATACAAGTATCCTGGAAATGGAAAGAGAACAGAATGGGCTAATTATTagacaatacagtacagtagtaaTGTTGAAAAAAATCCTACTTTTGTGTGCTTCTGGATATTTGAGACTGGGAGATTTTGTGTTACCGTAGTGATAAGCAGCTGCATCCACTTCATCTTCCATTCCAGGGAAATCTGTCTCAGTGGATCTTGGGTAGCCGCTGTCCATGGTGCCAGTGTTCTCATCATAGCTATAGGTGATAAACGCAAGTAATACAACATGGATGAAATACAGAAATGCTATTGGGATGAATGACTCAAGTAGGCTCACTCGCTGACATTACTGTAGACTACAATGAGTATATAAATTATAAGGAACAGTTGCTCTTTTTCCACAAAATAAGCTCATCAGATGAATGCAGGTCAATTATTTTCCcctgttaaatccacttcagcTATCAAGGCATGAGACAGACTAAAAGACTTTTACGTTTTCAGTGTTCTTCATGTTTTGTACCGTCAGTGCATCTCATCAACACTTACCTCCAATAGTCCTCCTCAGCGAAGAATAGAGTTTTCCCTGTGTCTCTGATGTACACAGCTGCATCAATTTCCCTCACGGTCTTGGGAAAGCCCAGTTTGTGTATATACTTTGGGTAGCCCTCCACAAGGTCGTATCCGTTCAGGGCCCACATTCGGATCCCTGTTGAAAGAGTTTTGTTGCAAAATCAGACATATActatctgaaataaaaaaaataaataaaaaaaaactagcaccaattgtttgtgtgtttttaaaggatagcTGGCAATCATTTTTTCagcaaaatggatatatagcgcTAGGGGATATAACTCCTAATGCGCTCTTGATTATACACCTTAAATGGGTTTGTTATTTTGAATAGGTCTTTTAATGCAACTAAAGAAAAACTTTTGTGCTTATGAGTGGAAATTAGTGTTCAGCTGAtaggagaggtagagagagagggagacagagagaaagaaatcaaaTATCAAATGCTGAATGGTATCTACAGTCTACTGTCTATCGTCTGTTTTGcactgtgagtgagtgtgctgTTGCACCATGACTGTCAGTATGTGCTGTGAAACTGCAACTTGTCAAGataccaagacaaattcctgtatgtTTATCCCACTTGATGATTAACATGATTCTGGTTGTGATTTAAGAGCAACCCACCACTAAATATGAAGACTAGATCCTTCTCTGGGTTCTCGTACGCTGCGTCCACCTTGTTGGGGATAGAGGGCCAGGTGGACTTGATCAGCGTCTGCTCAGGCTCAGGCATCTGGGGGTGGAGACGCCAGTAGAACCTGCAACAAGGTAGCACGTTTTAACAAATGCCATTAAATGCCAATAAACCATTCTACAATATGCAAATTTCATCAATGATACATGCGATACattacgatatgatacgatacaatagtCCGGACAGGAGAAAACTCCATTAAAAGAGCACACTGTATATTTCCACATAGGACTTTTCACACTGTGCATTCTTAGCCAAGGGTTATCGTTAACTCTGGGTTAACATTTAGCCCCAGGTTAGTTCAACCCCGTTTCACACACACCCTATTAAACCAGGGCTTGTCTTAAACCAGAGGCAAAGGGATTCATACTGTGCTCTTCTTATCCCagggttaaagctgcactgggcaactttgcatgttggcagctccaaCGGCGACAGTTGGCAGTGAGAGCCAGCTGTCTGAAAaacttgaacttcaatacccataAATCAGTGAACTGCACGTTATGCTCACGTGTAACAACCATACAATAGCTTCTACTGTACCTGTCTTTGAAGATGATGGTTTCCCCTCTGAGCTCTGTGACGGCGTCGAAACTTAACATGGGGTCACACTTGTTTGGGGCGTCAGGCTTTGGCTTCACTTTCCTATGGTTTGGGTTCGGGCCTGCGGTTGGACATTTGACATTGTGTGATATTTCCATAacaaaacaatgacaaacaGTGTGTTTACTACTTTTCATGTTTTGGTAATCTCTATGGAATGAGTCAgagtcagtgagtcagagaAAGAATGCTGCTCACtgtgcagaggcagagagacacacgcacacacatgcatacacacagacacacgcatccatgacacacacacaagcccttGCCACATATCTaaaaaattgtgatttttttttttgtcgttcCCTGTAAAGCATTTGTGTcaatcctattttttttttaaagcattttctacatacatttgatttgactttgatTTGACTGCTCCAGTCTTATCTGTATTTTCATTCTCTAAATGAACAGGAATCCTGTGACTGCTCACCATAGAGAGACTGAATGCCCTCAATGTCGTCTTCAGACAGTGGGTAACCTCTAGCATAAGAGTAGACGGGGAACATCAGGGCACCCGGGTCTGAGGAGTGGGACAAACCAAGGGCGTGGCCAAACTCATGGGTCGCCACTAGAAACAGGTTGTACGCTGTTGGGAATACAAGTACATCAGTCAAAATATTGTTAATATCAACCTCACTGATTACATTCTTTAGGGGCATTATTACAATGGTTGACTGTTATCACGTCATGCAAAAGACTTACCGCTTGAATCTTTGGACCAGTGTTCGTCCTCGTCAAAGTGTGTGTCTCCTCCGATGTCCTTGCCAGGCGGATAGGCATGAGCCAGCAGTCCATCAGGCCCGTCAAAAGGGTTGTAGTCTCCATGCTCTGGAGAATACAGGAGCCATGACAAGGTGGAGGAATTTTAAATATGGAGAGCTGAATGTGCACTACTATATTGTCTATTAGACCCACCAAGGctcatatattttttatgtatctTTATTCATCTTGCTCATGGTTCACTGGACCAATAGCAATGCACCGGTTAGTCTCGACACTTCTCTGCATAACTGCAACCATAATGTATGCTACACTGCTCCAACACATAGAGCTATTAAACAGTGAATATATACATTATGAGTGTGCTTTGTGTCAGTAGTATGTACGCTGAAACTACTGAGCAccatcaccaagacaaattcttgcacatttattgtacttcACTGAGTCCATCTACCCTTTCTCCACATGAGAACCATATCACACCCCTCTGAACAACAAGTAGATGTTAAGATATTTCAAGATTTCATTGTAAATCTTGAATTCTAAAAGGAGAGTGGCTGCCCTAAGGTACACACTGTATGTATAAAATATTAGGGTcgtcttcctgatattgagttagAGCCCATCAGATGTGTCAAAGTATAAAAATCCTTCCTTCtatgcttctctttatctacatctcctcctttgtgattggtagagatttaataagggaaatcaataagggataatggcttttacctggattcacctcaccAGTGTACTACATGAGAAGAGTAAGTGtccctgatattttgtacatgCAGTGTATATCAGAATTAATACTAAGGGTTTATTGTACCTTTTGTTCCGAAGCCTATCATAATGTCAGCGTTGCCCTCGTACAGTTTCTTGAAGGTCAGAGGGGTGACACCGGCCCAGATGTTCAGCGCGTTGCGGATGGCTCTGTCCACATCAGCCTTCTTCAGATCTGGTGTATAATTCACTATCCTGGAACATCAGGGGATAGAAGACATGTCActggcagggaaagtgaatgaatgaatgatgatggTGTTTCGATGTACGAACGACAATGGAATTCATTGCAGGCATTTTTTTTCGCCACATTGATAtgttttacattacattcacaTGTATTAGGTTGATACACACCTGAAGGTGACATTGTTGTTTTGCCATTTGAGGTTTCTGGGGAAGTGGTTGTATTCCCCAATATCCGGGACGCCGCATCTGGCCAACTTCATCACTTCCAAAGTGTTGGCATCCAGATTCCCTGTCACCTTCAGAGGCGGAAAGAGTATTGACATATTTTACAAAAGTAGAtgtgctactttttttttttttttttttacagtaccCGTACTTGTTTAGAAagttactcaagtaaaagtgtgttccaataaaaaaagataagcTAAAGACATTAAGATTTTGCCCcttcctcccccaaaaaacacaaaaatgaaatgtacaGTCTTGGAATCACAGGTATTCACAAGAAAACATGTAGAGAGGACTGCAAGAGTATTGTGGATCAAGAGTATCTACACTTGGACACAAGCTGGGGGCTGATCAACCCTCGATGGGTTGCCTCGGTGAGGGTGTTTGATGTTGAAAGAACCTAAACACCCAGTGATATCAGGTTACAACTCCAATAATGTGTTTAAGTGCATTACAAGATATAAGTTTAAATCACATCTCATTGTACTCACCACTATTTCGTCTATGAATAAAACTTAATCAAGCAAAAATTAGAATAGCTTCCTGAAaatactcaagtagaagtagtatATTCTTTAAAAAATGCTCGGAATATCTGCTCAATCTCAGTAAGTACAGTAGCTGTAACTAGTTACTTTCCAGATTTGGTCACCTTCAGTTTGAAGAAACTCTGCATCTCCTTGATCTTGGTCCGCATGCCATCTGAAGATTTTTGGGTTCCAAGAAGACCAGCTGGAAGGTCATAGAACCGCCGAAGGTATTTCTGTAtatagagagagaacaaaagctTGTCAACTGAATTGAACGACATAGgtagtgtttaaaaaaataaggaTTGGATTGGTGCAGCCATTCTAACACTATGTGCAGTCTGAAGAGGTATATTTTTTCTTAGCTTATGACAGAGGTAAGGTCACTCAGCTAATTCAGTTTTACAAGATTGAGTAACAGGTAAGTTAAGCCTAGTAGTATTGATGCTTTTGATGCTTATTTCAATTTAATAAAAAGTCATAAATAGAGACCCCAGATCTTACCTCTGCTAACAGCCAGTTGTCTGTGTCCCCAGTCGGCAGAGGCAGAGCAAAGGAGTGGGCCGCCATCAGCAGGAGCAGTAAAGCTGTCATTGCTGTTGTCTGTGTGTCGTCCCAGCCAGTCATTGGGGTCGAGGAGCTCTGAGGGGTATTTATAGTGTCTCAGGTCCACGTTTTTTCTAAGGGTCCCAGTGATTCATGTAAAAGC
This region includes:
- the mmp13b gene encoding collagenase 3 — encoded protein: MTALLLLLMAAHSFALPLPTGDTDNWLLAEKYLRRFYDLPAGLLGTQKSSDGMRTKIKEMQSFFKLKVTGNLDANTLEVMKLARCGVPDIGEYNHFPRNLKWQNNNVTFRIVNYTPDLKKADVDRAIRNALNIWAGVTPLTFKKLYEGNADIMIGFGTKEHGDYNPFDGPDGLLAHAYPPGKDIGGDTHFDEDEHWSKDSSAYNLFLVATHEFGHALGLSHSSDPGALMFPVYSYARGYPLSEDDIEGIQSLYGPNPNHRKVKPKPDAPNKCDPMLSFDAVTELRGETIIFKDRFYWRLHPQMPEPEQTLIKSTWPSIPNKVDAAYENPEKDLVFIFSGIRMWALNGYDLVEGYPKYIHKLGFPKTVREIDAAVYIRDTGKTLFFAEEDYWSYDENTGTMDSGYPRSTETDFPGMEDEVDAAAYHYGYLYFFHEHVQYEYSYNSRKVMRILRTNSILNC